The proteins below come from a single Armatimonadota bacterium genomic window:
- the hisH gene encoding imidazole glycerol phosphate synthase subunit HisH, whose product MIGILDYGVGNLRSVERALNQVEAPCEIVTSLSGVDRLILQGVGAFAAAMARLAPLADDVRAFARAGQPLLGICLGQQLLFEVGEEMGETPGLGLIPGSVRYLPRFSGLKIPHIGWNEVRFCEGSPIGADIPAASQFYFVHSLAVQCAVEADVDSRCEYGAAFVSSVRRGSVWGVQFHPEKSGDAGLRLLRNFATC is encoded by the coding sequence TTGATCGGCATCCTGGACTATGGCGTCGGCAACCTCAGGTCCGTTGAGCGGGCCCTCAACCAGGTCGAGGCGCCCTGCGAGATCGTGACTTCGCTTTCAGGGGTTGACCGGCTAATCCTCCAGGGCGTCGGCGCTTTTGCTGCGGCAATGGCCCGGCTTGCACCGCTAGCCGACGACGTACGGGCCTTTGCCCGCGCAGGACAGCCCCTCTTGGGAATCTGCCTCGGCCAGCAGCTCCTTTTCGAGGTCGGTGAGGAGATGGGCGAGACCCCGGGCCTAGGGCTGATTCCCGGAAGCGTCCGCTACCTTCCCCGTTTCTCGGGCCTCAAAATTCCGCACATAGGATGGAACGAGGTCCGCTTCTGCGAGGGTTCGCCGATTGGCGCCGACATCCCCGCTGCAAGCCAGTTCTATTTCGTTCACTCGCTTGCGGTTCAGTGCGCTGTGGAGGCTGATGTGGACTCGCGCTGCGAGTACGGTGCGGCCTTTGTGTCATCGGTGCGGCGGGGCTCCGTTTGGGGTGTCCAGTTCCATCCTGAAAAGAGCGGGGACGCGGGATTGCGGCTGTTGAGGAACTTCGCGACATGCTGA
- a CDS encoding RNA polymerase sigma factor — MKTKSQKIVGWEPHLVRRAQAGEAVAFDLLVDLHRGTLYSLALRMLRNADDAKDAVQETLLKALRSLKDFDPDRPIRPWLCRICSNCCVDAVRARKRDGEPLDQHEYMLEDPGQSLHDSATDRMRGDALEEAIDRLPARYRQIIRMRHYKHMDVVEIAHALEKPEGTVKSWLFRARALLKKDLGPAFG; from the coding sequence GTGAAAACCAAGAGTCAAAAGATCGTCGGGTGGGAGCCCCATCTCGTTCGAAGAGCGCAGGCCGGTGAGGCCGTGGCCTTCGATCTGCTCGTCGATCTTCACCGAGGAACCCTCTACAGCCTGGCCCTTCGCATGCTGCGAAACGCGGACGACGCCAAGGACGCCGTGCAAGAGACGTTGCTCAAAGCCCTCCGCAGCTTGAAGGACTTTGATCCGGACCGCCCGATTCGGCCCTGGCTTTGCCGGATCTGCTCGAATTGCTGCGTGGACGCCGTCCGCGCCCGAAAGCGCGACGGCGAACCGCTCGATCAGCACGAGTACATGCTCGAAGACCCCGGGCAGTCCCTGCACGACAGCGCGACCGATCGCATGAGGGGCGATGCTCTGGAGGAGGCGATCGACCGGCTGCCGGCACGCTATCGCCAGATCATCCGCATGCGCCACTACAAGCACATGGACGTGGTCGAGATCGCCCATGCGCTGGAGAAGCCGGAAGGCACGGTCAAGTCTTGGCTATTCAGAGCCAGAGCCCTGCTCAAGAAGGACTTGGGTCCGGCATTCGGATAG
- a CDS encoding A/G-specific adenine glycosylase produces MGRDLLAWYDANKRDLPWRGTDDPYAVWVSEVMLQQTQVATVLPYYERWMARFPTLESLSEAEVDRALEVWQGLGYYRRCRHMLEAARLLATRGIPNDRDGWLKVPGVGRYTASAIASICFGEAVGVADGNVQRVFARMAGCPDSGAELAQKAQDWADHHVDPKRPGDWNQAVMELGATVCKPKAPECGRCPLEPECVARQTWAVERYPARRHKPRSVAVFRSAWAPFLDGRFGLRRTPEGQWSAGLWEFPYLDLADGESPNLEALQNACAAASLESLGDFKHSVTHHRIRVEAWLARVEAKSGELEWFTPKDCAALPMASAQRRILKRACRLLGIEIDRG; encoded by the coding sequence ATGGGGCGCGACCTCCTGGCTTGGTACGACGCGAACAAACGCGACCTGCCATGGCGCGGCACCGATGACCCCTACGCGGTCTGGGTCAGCGAGGTCATGCTGCAGCAGACCCAGGTCGCAACCGTTCTGCCCTACTACGAACGGTGGATGGCCCGATTTCCGACCCTCGAAAGCCTGTCCGAAGCCGAAGTCGACCGCGCCCTCGAAGTGTGGCAAGGCCTGGGCTACTACCGCCGATGTCGCCATATGTTGGAAGCCGCGAGGCTGCTCGCCACCCGGGGGATCCCCAACGATCGTGACGGCTGGTTAAAGGTCCCCGGGGTCGGGCGCTACACGGCCTCGGCTATCGCTTCAATTTGCTTTGGCGAGGCCGTTGGCGTTGCGGATGGCAACGTTCAGAGGGTGTTTGCCCGAATGGCCGGATGTCCCGACTCTGGCGCAGAACTCGCTCAAAAAGCGCAGGATTGGGCCGACCATCATGTGGACCCCAAACGGCCGGGCGATTGGAACCAGGCCGTGATGGAGCTTGGCGCCACCGTTTGCAAGCCAAAGGCACCCGAGTGCGGCAGGTGCCCACTGGAGCCGGAGTGCGTCGCCCGGCAGACCTGGGCGGTCGAGCGCTATCCGGCGCGTCGCCACAAACCCAGGAGTGTCGCCGTCTTCCGAAGCGCCTGGGCGCCCTTTCTCGATGGCAGGTTTGGACTGCGACGGACACCCGAGGGTCAGTGGTCTGCGGGCCTGTGGGAGTTCCCGTACTTGGACCTCGCCGACGGCGAATCGCCGAACCTCGAAGCTCTGCAGAATGCCTGCGCCGCGGCTTCACTGGAATCGCTGGGCGACTTCAAGCACAGCGTCACGCACCACCGGATACGGGTCGAAGCTTGGCTGGCACGGGTGGAGGCCAAGTCCGGTGAGCTGGAGTGGTTCACGCCGAAGGATTGTGCCGCGCTCCCGATGGCCTCCGCGCAGCGACGGATACTCAAGCGGGCGTGCCGGCTGCTGGGCATCGAGATAGATCGTGGTTAG
- a CDS encoding MFS transporter codes for MSDAQQSGKRLLLDMTSYQWLVLFAAWLGWGFDVFDGLLFNFVAPNCVPTLLGLEIGSKEAAAATLQWTGVLTAVLLLGWAAGGILFGKVSDHIGRTKTLLLTMLLYAIGTAACAAAPNIWVLMLFRIVASLGIGGEWAAGASMVAEVVPEKRRVEAGAILYSSAPLGLFLATFVNYAIAKSWLVESPSTSWRWVFLTGLVPAFVALMVRVWVKEPERWKQVSALPKPRMAELFTPKIRPYVVSGLSMAVVALITWWSCNAFLPVIATQLAQAKAKTDGLDKSATQALVEGWKTYATSMFNLGGLVGTLLTVPLAKHLGRKKMFFSYFLAAGISLYATWGLELEPTQRFALCFAIGPTVFGVFGSFTYYLPELFPTRLRSTGAGFCYNAGRVVTAAGPFLVGMLAKGGPASLMAALTWVSAVPIVGLLLLPLVIETRGRELED; via the coding sequence ATGAGCGACGCGCAACAGTCGGGCAAACGCCTCCTCCTCGACATGACGAGCTACCAGTGGCTGGTGCTTTTCGCGGCCTGGCTCGGCTGGGGGTTCGACGTCTTCGATGGCCTGCTCTTCAACTTCGTCGCTCCGAACTGCGTGCCCACCCTCCTGGGGCTGGAGATCGGCTCCAAAGAGGCGGCCGCCGCTACCCTCCAATGGACCGGTGTCCTGACCGCCGTCCTCTTGCTTGGCTGGGCTGCAGGGGGGATCCTCTTTGGCAAGGTTAGCGACCATATCGGCCGCACCAAGACACTGCTCCTGACCATGCTCCTCTACGCGATCGGCACGGCAGCGTGCGCGGCGGCGCCCAATATCTGGGTGCTGATGCTTTTCCGGATCGTGGCCAGCCTAGGGATCGGCGGCGAGTGGGCTGCAGGAGCCTCGATGGTCGCCGAGGTCGTTCCGGAGAAGCGGCGAGTCGAGGCGGGAGCGATCCTGTATAGCTCGGCGCCGCTTGGACTGTTTCTGGCGACGTTCGTGAACTATGCAATCGCCAAGAGCTGGCTTGTCGAGAGCCCGTCGACCTCTTGGCGGTGGGTGTTTCTTACGGGGCTGGTGCCCGCGTTTGTCGCGTTGATGGTTCGTGTTTGGGTCAAGGAGCCCGAGCGCTGGAAGCAGGTTTCGGCTTTGCCGAAGCCTCGGATGGCAGAGCTGTTTACACCCAAAATTCGCCCATACGTGGTCAGCGGGCTTTCCATGGCGGTCGTCGCCTTGATCACCTGGTGGAGCTGCAACGCGTTTCTGCCCGTCATCGCCACCCAACTTGCCCAGGCCAAGGCCAAAACCGACGGCCTCGACAAGAGCGCCACGCAAGCGCTGGTGGAGGGTTGGAAGACCTACGCGACTTCGATGTTCAACCTGGGAGGCCTCGTCGGGACGCTCCTGACGGTGCCGCTTGCCAAGCACCTGGGGCGCAAGAAGATGTTCTTCAGCTACTTTCTTGCGGCAGGGATCAGCCTTTATGCCACCTGGGGTCTTGAGCTGGAGCCGACCCAGAGGTTTGCGCTCTGCTTTGCCATCGGCCCTACGGTGTTTGGAGTGTTTGGCAGCTTCACCTATTACCTCCCCGAGCTGTTTCCCACGCGGTTGAGGAGTACCGGGGCTGGGTTCTGCTACAACGCAGGGCGCGTCGTCACGGCAGCCGGACCTTTCTTGGTTGGCATGCTGGCAAAAGGGGGGCCTGCCTCCCTCATGGCCGCGCTGACCTGGGTCAGTGCCGTTCCCATCGTCGGGTTGCTGCTGCTGCCGCTCGTGATCGAGACGCGCGGCAGGGAGCTTGAGGACTGA
- the guaB gene encoding IMP dehydrogenase: MVSFREGLSFDDILLVPKRTEVLPSEVDISTTFLPGIKLRAPIVSAPMDTVTDARLAIAIAREGGIGVIHRNMPIDTQAEQVDRVKRSEHGVITNPIKLEPEKSIREALGLMERFHISGVPIVNAQGTLVGILTNRDIRFETDFDKPISSRMTSKGLVTGPVGTTLEQAEGLLSEHRIEKLPIVDDEGRLQGLITIKDILKVKQHPNSTKDSKGRLAVGAAIGALREPFERAKALAEAGADFIVIDAAHGQSKGVMDCLKMLKAKLPDLMVIAGNVATPEGVKELQQIGADGIRVGIGAGSICTTRVVAGIGVPQFTAIRDCCSVANDLGIPTIGDGGIRTSGDVVKSLAAGASCVMMGNMFAGCEESPGEIEIYRNRAYKVYRGMGSIGAMKQGSSDRYFQIKESAAALVPEGVEGRVPFKGPLHETMTQLLGGLRSGMGYVGALSLAELRQNAEFIKITGAGLRESHPHDVWITKEPPNYSSPFGNEAGE, from the coding sequence ATGGTCTCGTTTCGCGAAGGTCTGAGCTTCGACGACATTCTTCTGGTCCCCAAACGCACCGAGGTTCTGCCCTCGGAAGTGGACATCTCCACGACCTTCCTGCCCGGCATCAAGCTGCGCGCTCCCATCGTTTCGGCTCCGATGGACACCGTTACCGACGCGAGGCTGGCCATCGCCATCGCGCGTGAAGGCGGTATCGGCGTCATCCACCGCAACATGCCGATCGATACCCAGGCCGAACAGGTCGACCGCGTAAAGCGAAGCGAGCACGGCGTCATTACAAACCCCATCAAGTTGGAGCCCGAGAAGTCCATTCGTGAGGCCCTGGGACTGATGGAGCGCTTCCATATCAGCGGCGTTCCGATCGTGAACGCGCAAGGAACCCTCGTTGGCATTCTCACCAACCGCGACATCCGGTTCGAAACCGACTTCGATAAGCCCATCTCCAGCCGGATGACCAGCAAAGGGCTGGTGACGGGGCCGGTCGGCACGACTCTTGAGCAAGCGGAGGGCCTGCTCAGCGAGCACCGCATCGAGAAGCTCCCGATCGTCGACGACGAGGGCAGGCTTCAGGGGCTGATCACGATCAAGGACATTCTCAAGGTAAAGCAGCATCCGAACTCTACCAAGGACTCCAAAGGGCGTCTGGCGGTGGGAGCGGCAATCGGGGCGTTGCGCGAGCCCTTTGAGCGGGCCAAGGCGCTCGCGGAGGCCGGAGCGGACTTCATCGTCATCGACGCAGCCCACGGCCAAAGCAAAGGCGTGATGGATTGCCTCAAGATGCTAAAGGCAAAGCTCCCCGACCTGATGGTGATCGCCGGCAACGTGGCTACCCCGGAAGGGGTCAAGGAGCTCCAGCAGATCGGCGCTGACGGAATCCGGGTGGGCATTGGGGCCGGGTCCATCTGCACGACCCGCGTCGTGGCCGGAATCGGTGTACCCCAGTTCACCGCGATCCGCGACTGTTGCTCGGTGGCGAATGATCTCGGGATCCCCACCATCGGCGACGGTGGAATCCGCACTTCCGGCGACGTCGTGAAGAGCCTCGCCGCAGGCGCGAGCTGCGTGATGATGGGGAACATGTTTGCCGGATGCGAGGAGAGCCCCGGTGAGATCGAGATCTATCGAAACCGCGCCTATAAGGTGTATCGCGGCATGGGAAGCATCGGCGCCATGAAGCAGGGCTCCTCGGATCGCTATTTCCAGATCAAGGAATCCGCCGCGGCGCTGGTGCCGGAAGGTGTGGAAGGTCGAGTGCCGTTCAAAGGGCCACTCCACGAGACGATGACCCAGCTCTTGGGTGGACTCCGGTCCGGCATGGGCTACGTCGGGGCATTGAGCCTGGCCGAGCTTCGGCAGAACGCGGAGTTCATCAAGATCACGGGCGCCGGGCTTCGGGAGAGCCATCCGCACGACGTCTGGATCACCAAAGAGCCGCCCAACTACTCTTCACCCTTCGGCAACGAAGCGGGCGAATAA
- a CDS encoding S8 family serine peptidase — protein sequence MKRLLTTASLMLTALSAFAYTATYTPPLKEIPGVMEFSGQVVARPLQVSTLLELGYSQAAADFIRKVAAADIAADVKEYVPETDEYILTVPQGMADRDFVLMLRQKGNYDYVTPDWTVYPTVIPNDTQWADLWGHVKAQTPQAWDLFSGSNTIIVANCDTGVRLDHEEFVGQLVPGFNAVNDLPQASGGQVNDLHGHGTHTMGTMAALGNNAKGITGIGWNFKGMPVRVSNLASGSASMSDLTQGARWAADNGARAVNVSYSGVNDPTVQTTGNYLKVTKNSLLCWAAGNANTNQSGFDWADVIIVGATDSADARASFSNYGTSVDCVAPGVNIRSTYFSSASSYAWMDGTSMATPFVTGLCALLMASNPGGLTAAAVEANLYVGCQDLGAAGEDAVFGRGRVNAYKSLRNAYNWYYIPAASATPLQGTKTAGFGYSIKYSDNNYMSFAPVADGMGNALPIIVETTCFTTAKVVAAMSCTWEVKASGPGFTLDTYMWNYSSGGYVLVDTRAAPTTDTQISVSQATGANFVNPTSRGMKTKFVLRPNVTTTDLSWTFTMDQIKWQTKVP from the coding sequence ATGAAAAGACTGTTGACCACAGCATCCTTGATGCTGACTGCTCTTTCTGCGTTTGCCTATACGGCAACCTACACGCCGCCGCTCAAGGAGATCCCCGGCGTCATGGAGTTCTCGGGCCAAGTCGTAGCTCGGCCCCTGCAAGTCTCGACGCTGTTGGAACTTGGCTATTCCCAGGCGGCGGCAGACTTTATCCGCAAAGTCGCGGCTGCCGATATCGCCGCTGACGTCAAGGAATACGTCCCCGAAACCGACGAGTACATCCTGACGGTGCCTCAAGGCATGGCCGATCGGGATTTCGTGCTGATGCTTCGCCAAAAGGGCAACTACGACTACGTCACCCCTGACTGGACGGTTTACCCCACGGTCATCCCCAACGACACCCAGTGGGCCGATCTCTGGGGCCACGTCAAGGCGCAAACCCCTCAGGCTTGGGACCTCTTCTCGGGCAGCAACACCATCATCGTAGCGAACTGTGACACCGGCGTACGCCTTGACCACGAAGAGTTCGTCGGCCAGCTTGTTCCCGGTTTCAACGCCGTCAACGACCTTCCGCAAGCCAGCGGTGGCCAGGTCAACGACCTCCACGGCCACGGAACCCACACGATGGGCACCATGGCTGCGCTGGGCAACAACGCAAAAGGCATCACTGGAATCGGATGGAACTTCAAGGGCATGCCGGTGCGCGTCTCCAACCTGGCCAGTGGAAGCGCGAGCATGTCCGACTTGACACAGGGCGCCCGCTGGGCAGCCGATAACGGCGCGCGCGCCGTCAACGTTTCGTACAGCGGCGTGAACGATCCCACCGTGCAGACGACCGGCAACTACTTGAAGGTCACCAAGAACAGCCTCCTCTGTTGGGCTGCCGGCAACGCCAACACCAATCAGAGCGGTTTCGATTGGGCCGACGTCATCATCGTGGGCGCGACCGATTCGGCCGACGCACGTGCGAGCTTCTCCAACTACGGCACGTCTGTGGACTGCGTGGCCCCCGGCGTAAACATCCGCTCCACCTACTTCAGCAGCGCCAGCAGCTATGCCTGGATGGACGGAACGAGCATGGCGACCCCGTTCGTCACCGGCCTCTGCGCTCTCCTGATGGCCTCAAACCCCGGAGGCTTGACCGCCGCCGCGGTTGAAGCCAACCTTTATGTCGGCTGCCAGGACCTTGGCGCCGCCGGAGAGGACGCCGTGTTCGGAAGGGGCCGCGTCAACGCTTACAAGTCCCTCCGAAACGCCTACAACTGGTACTACATCCCGGCAGCCAGCGCGACCCCTCTTCAGGGAACGAAGACGGCCGGCTTCGGATACAGCATCAAGTACAGCGACAATAACTACATGTCGTTCGCGCCAGTAGCCGATGGCATGGGCAACGCCCTCCCGATCATCGTTGAAACGACCTGTTTCACCACCGCCAAGGTGGTGGCAGCGATGTCGTGCACGTGGGAAGTCAAGGCCAGCGGGCCTGGATTCACGCTCGACACCTACATGTGGAACTATAGCTCCGGCGGATACGTCCTCGTGGACACTCGCGCAGCGCCGACCACCGATACTCAAATTTCGGTGAGCCAGGCGACGGGTGCGAACTTCGTCAACCCGACGAGCCGCGGCATGAAGACCAAATTCGTGCTTCGGCCGAACGTGACGACGACGGACTTGTCCTGGACCTTCACGATGGACCAGATCAAGTGGCAGACGAAGGTTCCCTAA
- a CDS encoding transposase, whose amino-acid sequence MKKSKFSEEQIVRILQEASSGQKSQTQICKDHGVSVNTFYIWKRKYAGLQTDDLRQLRDLEKENAQLKKLLAERDLEIDAVKALFRKNGLALPNPSRERGF is encoded by the coding sequence ATGAAGAAGTCGAAATTCAGCGAGGAGCAGATCGTTCGGATCCTGCAGGAGGCCAGCTCCGGCCAGAAGTCTCAGACTCAGATCTGCAAGGACCACGGTGTCAGCGTCAACACCTTCTACATTTGGAAGCGCAAGTACGCGGGCCTTCAGACCGACGACTTAAGGCAGCTCAGAGACCTGGAGAAGGAGAACGCCCAGCTCAAGAAGCTGCTGGCAGAAAGAGACCTTGAGATCGACGCGGTGAAGGCGCTTTTCCGAAAAAACGGGCTCGCGCTCCCGAACCCGTCGCGGGAGCGAGGTTTCTGA
- the hisA gene encoding 1-(5-phosphoribosyl)-5-[(5-phosphoribosylamino)methylideneamino]imidazole-4-carboxamide isomerase yields MLILPAIDLRGGKCVRLFQGDYERETAYSEDPVAVAMAFEAQGAQWLHVVDLDGARGGTSHHLSILAHLREQTGLRIEFGGGIRTQESAHSALDSGADRVIIGSALVNDPEGAARMLAELGERAVAMIDGRAGKVATEGWTDAPGPSIVSLVRWVCEAGARRIAVTDIERDGTLKGPNLELLGEVLRESSVPVIASGGVSSLADLQALATLPSSNLEGVIVGKALYEGRFTLSQAIEMLG; encoded by the coding sequence ATGCTGATTCTCCCTGCCATCGACCTGCGCGGAGGCAAGTGCGTCAGGCTCTTTCAGGGCGATTATGAGAGGGAAACGGCTTATTCCGAGGACCCTGTCGCGGTGGCGATGGCGTTTGAGGCGCAGGGCGCGCAGTGGCTCCATGTAGTCGATCTGGATGGCGCGAGAGGTGGCACGTCGCACCATTTGAGCATCCTTGCACACCTCAGAGAGCAGACCGGCCTGCGGATTGAGTTCGGAGGCGGGATTCGGACGCAGGAGTCGGCCCACTCCGCTCTGGATTCGGGCGCAGACCGGGTCATCATCGGTTCGGCGCTTGTGAACGACCCTGAAGGTGCGGCGAGGATGCTCGCAGAACTGGGCGAGCGGGCCGTCGCCATGATCGATGGCCGCGCCGGGAAGGTGGCCACGGAGGGTTGGACCGATGCTCCGGGACCCTCCATCGTTTCTCTCGTCCGCTGGGTTTGCGAGGCGGGCGCCAGACGCATCGCAGTGACCGACATCGAGCGTGACGGCACGCTGAAAGGGCCAAACCTTGAGCTTCTCGGCGAGGTTCTCCGTGAAAGCAGCGTTCCGGTGATCGCGAGCGGCGGTGTTTCCAGCTTGGCGGACCTTCAAGCCCTAGCTACCCTGCCATCTAGTAACCTCGAAGGCGTGATTGTCGGGAAGGCGCTCTACGAGGGGAGATTCACCCTTTCCCAAGCGATCGAGATGCTTGGCTAA
- the hisB gene encoding imidazoleglycerol-phosphate dehydratase HisB, translating to MSKGTPGVRYAELERETRETRVQVVLDLDGGTKQDISTGIGFFDHMLTLLAFHGSIDLGIKAEGDLHVDDHHVVEDVGIVLGTAFREAMRDSLNVTRYASNHTPMDEALVLTAIDLSGRPHLSFDAQFQREKIGELSTECIREFFRAFVSHAGVTAHIRVLAGSNDHHIAEAIFKSFGLGLKDASRLTDRKLGSTTKGKRD from the coding sequence ATGAGCAAAGGCACACCAGGCGTTCGCTATGCCGAACTGGAGCGCGAAACGCGCGAGACGCGCGTGCAGGTCGTGCTGGACCTCGACGGCGGCACGAAGCAGGACATCAGCACGGGCATCGGGTTCTTTGACCACATGCTCACCTTGCTGGCCTTTCACGGTTCGATCGATCTGGGAATCAAGGCGGAGGGCGACCTCCACGTGGACGACCACCACGTCGTCGAGGACGTCGGGATCGTGCTGGGGACCGCGTTCCGCGAGGCGATGCGTGACTCGCTCAACGTCACCCGCTACGCCTCGAACCACACGCCGATGGACGAGGCGCTCGTGCTCACGGCCATCGACCTATCCGGCAGGCCGCACCTTTCGTTCGACGCCCAGTTTCAGCGGGAGAAGATCGGGGAGCTCTCTACCGAGTGCATCCGCGAGTTCTTCCGCGCGTTCGTGAGCCACGCGGGCGTTACCGCCCATATTCGGGTACTTGCCGGCTCGAACGACCACCACATCGCAGAAGCGATCTTCAAGAGCTTCGGCCTTGGCCTGAAAGACGCTTCGAGGCTCACCGACCGGAAGCTCGGATCCACGACGAAAGGCAAACGCGATTGA
- a CDS encoding NUDIX domain-containing protein codes for MKRFPTGKYGRQSLRFFPAPFRAPLRAFAGLLFAWSEDRVLICDICDRGWCIPSGRVEPDEDSREAVIREALEEGGAIVSQVQYIGCYQICERQEVRWADCYAGTIDDLVEITVPAESRGRQLVLAHELPAVYHQWNELTSKVFDYSREVVDRSNGST; via the coding sequence GTGAAGCGATTTCCGACCGGCAAGTACGGGCGTCAGTCCCTCAGGTTTTTCCCGGCGCCCTTTCGTGCGCCGCTGAGGGCTTTCGCCGGCCTGCTGTTCGCGTGGTCGGAGGACCGCGTGCTGATCTGCGACATCTGCGACCGCGGATGGTGCATCCCGAGCGGCCGGGTCGAGCCGGATGAGGACTCTCGGGAGGCGGTGATCCGAGAGGCGCTCGAAGAGGGCGGCGCCATCGTCAGCCAAGTGCAATACATCGGCTGCTACCAGATCTGCGAGCGCCAGGAGGTTCGGTGGGCCGATTGCTACGCCGGGACGATTGACGATCTTGTGGAAATCACGGTTCCGGCGGAGTCTCGGGGCAGGCAGCTTGTCTTGGCGCACGAACTCCCGGCCGTCTATCACCAATGGAACGAGCTCACGAGCAAGGTCTTCGACTATTCACGTGAAGTCGTCGACCGATCAAACGGTTCGACATAA
- a CDS encoding sigma-70 family RNA polymerase sigma factor — MSSQLDDQVLIERAQKGDRSAFDDLIRKHERRAYQYACRLTSNPEEAADVVADAFVRVNNALPNFKGQSAFTTWLYRILTNCFLDLKKKEKSRQTVSLEATLQTTDGELDRQVEDEDPSPHEQAETSERQRALEEAVSQLPEYQRAMIVMYHGEGLAYEEIAESLDLPIGTVKSRLNRARLSIRELLADRMELFQI; from the coding sequence ATGAGCAGCCAGTTGGACGACCAAGTCTTGATCGAGCGGGCGCAAAAGGGCGACCGGTCCGCCTTCGACGACCTCATCCGCAAGCACGAGCGCCGCGCCTATCAGTACGCGTGCAGGCTGACCTCGAATCCCGAGGAAGCAGCGGACGTGGTGGCCGATGCGTTTGTAAGGGTCAACAACGCTCTTCCGAATTTCAAGGGCCAAAGCGCCTTCACGACTTGGCTCTATCGTATCCTCACAAACTGTTTTCTCGACCTGAAGAAGAAGGAGAAATCCCGGCAGACGGTGAGCCTGGAGGCGACGCTCCAGACCACCGATGGGGAACTGGACCGCCAAGTCGAGGACGAGGATCCCTCGCCCCACGAGCAGGCTGAGACCTCGGAACGTCAGAGAGCCCTCGAAGAGGCCGTCAGCCAGTTGCCGGAGTATCAGCGTGCGATGATCGTGATGTACCACGGCGAAGGGCTCGCTTACGAGGAGATCGCCGAATCGCTCGACCTTCCGATTGGGACCGTTAAGAGCCGCCTGAACCGGGCGCGGCTTTCGATTCGAGAGCTATTGGCGGACCGAATGGAACTTTTCCAGATATAG
- the lepB gene encoding signal peptidase I, whose translation MSSAGGKGARTGFLATLLLLLALAVFFYLSFRTVVVSGHSMEPTYHAGDRLLASKAYWLIGAIKRKDIVVLRDPVDSKGYIIKRVLALAGEVVDYENLGSDWKLSQGDYTVPTGEIYVIGDNRAVSEDSRKFGSVPVSSVIGKIVYIAPGNAGMSVLIFVCGFLMIGLLWFSVKLLAKK comes from the coding sequence ATGAGTTCAGCGGGAGGAAAAGGCGCGCGCACCGGCTTTCTGGCGACCCTTTTGCTGCTGCTTGCGCTCGCGGTCTTCTTCTACTTGAGCTTTCGAACGGTGGTGGTTTCGGGCCACTCCATGGAGCCCACTTACCACGCCGGCGATAGGCTCCTGGCCAGCAAAGCCTATTGGCTCATCGGCGCGATCAAACGCAAAGACATCGTGGTCCTCCGCGATCCGGTCGACTCCAAGGGCTACATCATCAAGCGGGTTCTGGCTCTTGCGGGCGAAGTGGTGGACTACGAGAACCTGGGCAGCGATTGGAAGCTCAGCCAGGGCGACTACACCGTTCCCACCGGCGAGATCTACGTGATCGGCGACAACCGAGCAGTCTCGGAGGACAGCCGCAAGTTCGGCTCCGTGCCCGTTTCGAGCGTGATCGGCAAGATCGTGTATATCGCGCCCGGCAACGCCGGAATGTCGGTCCTGATCTTCGTCTGCGGCTTTCTCATGATCGGGCTCCTCTGGTTTTCAGTTAAACTGCTTGCCAAGAAGTGA
- a CDS encoding DUF4446 family protein gives MDGALKSIAQHAGEILALLIVAVGFLVYWSLRQRAAMRSMRSVWNAMFEGARGEQVERMLLEHLKERLELEKKVAMLEGRISELEGRMESAKRHLGAVRYDAFDDVGGAQSFALALFDDRGDGFVLNGITGRADSRIYCKSLVGGRSERNLSQEEQRAIKDAMTGGQKSVTTP, from the coding sequence ATGGACGGCGCTCTCAAAAGCATAGCTCAACACGCCGGCGAGATTCTCGCTTTGCTGATCGTGGCCGTCGGCTTTCTCGTGTATTGGTCGTTGCGCCAGAGGGCGGCGATGCGGTCCATGCGAAGCGTCTGGAACGCTATGTTCGAGGGCGCCCGAGGCGAGCAGGTGGAGCGCATGCTGCTGGAGCACCTCAAGGAGCGGCTGGAGCTTGAAAAGAAGGTTGCGATGCTCGAAGGTCGAATCTCTGAGCTCGAGGGCCGAATGGAATCCGCCAAGCGTCATCTGGGTGCGGTTCGCTACGATGCTTTCGACGACGTGGGGGGCGCGCAGAGCTTCGCTCTGGCGCTGTTCGACGATCGCGGGGACGGATTCGTGCTGAACGGCATCACGGGAAGGGCCGACAGCCGTATTTACTGCAAATCCCTTGTCGGTGGCAGAAGCGAAAGGAACCTCTCGCAGGAAGAACAGCGCGCCATCAAGGACGCCATGACCGGCGGCCAGAAATCCGTGACCACCCCATGA